TGTATGATCATTGCCTTAAGCTCGAGCCTACTAAATATTTGTTAGAGAAGATTCACCAAGAAGAAAAGAGTATGTGCATTCTTTGAAATTTCTTATGTTGTACTTCCCTTTGTACTCCTTTATCTGAATGCTTActtctctcttttgtttgtaAAAATGGCTACTAGGTATAGCAAGGAGAAATATGCCCATATCAAGGGAATGAAGAATGAGCCCTTATCTCAACTCGCCGCAAACCCAAAGAAGCAAAAACTGAATGAGGAAAAAGGTGAAACTCTCATCTCCTCGTCTATTCACACCATTCCATCATCTTTAACTCCTTCTCTTGAAGTGATGTCCGTCACTCCTCCCACTACCCGCTCAAAAGGAAAGAGCAAAATAGGGAAGAATGTTTAGGACAACCTAGCTACTGCTCTTAGACGAGCTCACAACGTGATTACAGATGAGGAACTTAAGGGTTTGGCATCCATCCCTTCCCACAAATTAGTTAGTCGTCATATACACAAGCTGGTGCAGGTATTCATCTTTAAACTTTACTTCTGAGTCTTGTCATGATCATAATCTTGATTTCTCatcctttctcttttcttttcttttttaggttctTGGTGAATCTTTGTGCTTAACAACTGACTGTCTGAGTAATGAGGAAAAAGTTGTTGTTGCTAACTTCAAGGTTGAATCTATTGAAGCTAAAAGTTCAAAATTGAGGAAAGATTTGATTGAAGCCATGGACGAGACTAACAAAGCCAAGGAAAAGATCAAGGAACTTAAAGAGGCATTAAGGGTGGAGAAGATGCTCGTCGTTCAAAAGGATGTAGAGATCCAGGCTACTCTCTTAAGGACCGATTCTGAACATGAGAAGATCATTCAGAATTTCATGAAGTCTAAACATTTCTCTGATCTTTAGTTTATACAGTACTATAAGGGTTTTGAGCTTCTTCATAGATGGATGATGAAGCATCATAACCAAGCAGTGGATTTCTCCAACCTTGACTTCAAGTCTACTAACACTAAGGTTCTTGCCGAAGAGGCCAAGGAACAAGAAgaagctgctgctgctgctgccgTTGGAGGGGTGGACACAACTGAAGATGGATGAGTAGATCGAGGCCATGGAGATGAGGTTGTTGCTCCTacttcttagatttttttttgttaagaacAATGGTTGCCTCCTTATTTTGaggcttttattttcttgctttgAAACAATGGTTGCCTCTTAGTTTTTTAGGctttttattttcctactcTTGACTTCTCTTCTATTTTATGCCATGACTTTGAAAAGAACTTCTTTTACAATTTATACACCTTGCTAAGGCTTATACTGCTAATTCAAAACTTGTTAATTGAGCCCTTACTTAGTAAATCTTTCTAAAGCTTTAACTTGTCAATAGGGCTTTTGTTTCTTAAACTCATCGGTAAATCTCATGATTTAAACTCGTCGGTAGATCTCATGGTTTAAACTTGTTGATAGGGTTTTTACCATTAAAAATTTTTCCTTAGAAATTTTCTCATGATTTATACTCATCAGTTGAGTTTTTATCATGGATTGTGATTTGAACTCGTCAATAGAATTTTTACCATTAACAATTTTTCCTTAGAAATTCTCATAATTTATAATCGTCAATTGAGTTTTTATCATGGATTATGATTTGAACTTGTCAATAGAGTTTTTACCACTGACAATTTTTCCTAAGAAATTTTCTCATGATTTAAACTCATCAATTGAGTTTTTACCATGGATAATCACTTTCTCAGGAATTTTCATGGATTTTTCAACAACTTTACTTTTAGAGTTTGTGCTGTTTTTGATGTGAATATCAAAGATCAGGTCTTGAAAAAATGGCTTAGAAATGCCTTACTGTTTTATTCTCCCCTACTAATGAAGGGAAACAACTTTGGCAAAAAGGAAATGCTAAAAGAAAAGCaattgcaaagaaaattaaaatcttgCTATTTTGATGATACGTCAGGCGAGGTATTCCTATGGACGGAATTTATTAGCGTCAGTACTTTCTACTGATGATATTTCTTAAGGTGCTCCACATTCCATGGACAAGGCAATGAGTTGTCGTCGAAGTCTTTCGAATAGTAACTTCCTCTTCTAGAGTAACGAATGACTTTGTACAGGCCTTCCCAAGTAGGGCCTAACTTTCCCTGGGTTTGATCCTTGGTGACCTGTGAGACTTTTCGTAGCACCATATCATTAGGATTGAACCTTCTAAGCTTCACCCTCTAGTCATGGTACTTTGACATCTTCTGTTGGTAACGGGCCATTCTTTGAGCCGCCTCATCTTTGACTTCAAATAAACAATCCAGACTTAGCTTCAGTTCTTCATTGTTTGAATTCTCGTCATAATGAGCTCATCTAAGACTTGGTAACCCTACTTCGACGAGAATTACTGCTTCTGTACCAAAGGCTAACttgaatggtgtttctcctgttGATGTCCTTGCAGTCGTTTGATAAGCCCATAATACACCTAGTAACTCTTCTGGCCATGCACCCTTTGCCCCCTTAAGTAAAgctttgatgattttgagcaaAGTGCAATTTGTAACCACTGTTTAACCATTCGCCTGCGGAAGCTAGGTGATGAGTATTGATTCTTTATTCCCAGCTCTTTACAAAATTCTCTGAACTTTTGGCTATCAAATTTCATCCGTTGTCTGAAATGATCACCCTCAATATTCCAAACCTACAAACGAAGTTTTGTATCTTGTTTTCCGTGATTACTGCCAAAGGTTCTGCTTCGACCCATTTTGTGAAATAGTCAATAGCAACAAGTAAAAACTTAATTTGCTTCTTACCTTGTGGCAAAGGGCCAATGATATCAATCACTCGTGTTAAGAATAGCCAAGGGGAAGAAATGCTCGTCATTAATTCTCCTGGAATATACTGCACATTCTCGAACCATTAACATTTATCGCATCACTAGACGAGCTTGACTACATCTTTTTGCATGGTCGACCAAAAATAGCCTGCTCTGATTGCCTTCCCAACTAGAGATCGGGGCCTTGAATGGTTTCCACATATACCTTCATGAATCTCCTGCAATACATACACTGCTTCCTCTAGACTTAGGCACTTCAAATAGGGTAGTGAAAATCCCCTTTTATAAAGTTCATCATTCATGACAGTGAATCTTGATGATCTAATCTTAACATTCTTTGCTTCAGATGGGTCTGATGGAAGCTGgccattttttatataagaaaagcTTGGATCCATCTAGGTATGTGCTTGTTGAACTAGGAAGGCTTGTAGCCCTTTTATGCTTAGGACCGTTTGTACCTTCATATATAATCCAGGCTTTTTCGTGGTATCGTCAGATGATGCCAATTTGGCCACCTCATCAGCATTTGAATTGTTCTCCCATGGGATTTGCTCAAACCTAACATCATCAAAATAAGCAATCAATTGATTTGTAAAGTGAGAGTGAATGAGAAAGTGAAAGggtttttatatatagattgtGCAATAGTTGAAATACAAGACCCACTACTAATAGACCAGCATACCGATGTCGAAAACCAATATCACCTCCAACCACTACCCTAAGTATTTTCAACATCATTCTTTGGTGGTTTAAGTGGTGCAAACTCCAATCAGATCGATTATACTGACCCCTAATAtaaattatgtatattatttttaaagttataaAAAGGGGGtgccttttatttttgtcattttttaataatataaatttatgtttAGCAAAGTTGTTTTGAAAGTAAATCAAATGGataaagtttggttacaaacttggttgtagttAATAACTATAACTTTATTCAATATGTTGTTATTAGATGTGAATCTTGACAAAACTATCATTGaataacattttcttcttatatcatcAAGTcttgcaaaatttatagaagatcaaacatcaataactatgtcatcaatcaaatgtttaaatttcaagtttttgtaatttaaaaaattatgtattaaaaataagtttattggtTTGATGGGAAATATTTTCACCATCTCAAAATTTGTCTAACATACTTGCATCGTCAAGCCCTCTCAGGACATTCAGAAGCAATTGGCTCATTAGGTAGCAAAGACTTGTCAGGTCCCCCATGTGTTAGACGACCTCTAAGGTGACCTAACCAATGCCTACCTTCATATGCCATGATGGACAAGTGCCCTGTGACTGACGATGGATTGCACTTGGCCTCAAAAACCATCTTGTGTATTCTCTATTCAAGTACCTCCATATAGAAAGACTTGCCCACCATGCCCAAAGATCATTATGCATAGTTGTATCCTCCAAATATGGGAAGTTAAGCCTAAATATCTCGGAGCATTAACTCCATAATTCCCCTGTAAGGAAAGAGCCTACACTCACAAGATCTTGGTCAACTCTACATCACTATATAAGCCAAGCCCTCTCTACTCCAAAGTACGTAATCTTTAGCTCTCAGACACTTGGAGTTATTGAGAATTATTCTACTACTGATTTAACCTTCGAAGGGTTTTTAGCCAGCACCACACCAGTGCTCTCTATAGATTCTTCACTTTTCATTCTTTAGGTACCCCTATCATTGCACGTCTAAACAATTGATTCACCGATGATTTTGTGTATCATCcagattgaatagtaaatagtATCCAATTAACACGAAATTTGACGTGAGTATTAAGGAAGTAAAAACATGTAATtaaatggttagattttcaaaatatataattatatgaattattttcaaaatatgtagccatataaattttttttaatttttttttgagaatctagtGAAAGTTATAGGTACTTGCTATaaccaaatcaaattaaatcGCTTGATTAGGGACTGTTTGGAtcatcaatttccataactcataactctgtttccataactcataactcaaaaatggtaGGACCCATAGCGAGAAGTCCATTTGGGAGCAccataactctgtttccataactctgttttcatcactcaattctctaatttttgagttatgagttatggaaactaaaaacacattttgactgttttcagtttccataactcataactcaatagcatttttgtaattaaacacaCATGGGACCCACTAGTCATAACTCAGCCGCACTTTTTGaccaattgagtttttttttttttccttcttctttcattAGGTTCGGTCTTCACTttagttcttctttctttttttcttttttttcgttCTTCTTTCACTGGGTTCGGTCTTCACTTCagttcttcctttttctttttcttttttacttcttctttccCTGGGTTCGGTCTTCACTtcagttcttcttcttttgggttcgggtttctgggtttttttttttttttcactaggTTCGATCTTCACTTCagttcttcctttttctttttctttttctttttccttcttctttcactAGGTTCGGTCTTCACTTcagttcttccttcttttttctttcccttcttctttcACTGGGTTTGGGTTtcagggtttcttttttttctttttttttttcttctttcactggGTTCGAGTGATCTAGgtattggggaaaaaaaagttgcaCCGAGTGACAGGTCTGGGCCTACAAATagtgtgaaaaatattgagtaatgGCAAGTGAGTGATGGTGCCAAACAAGTAATGTATATTAAAGTGACGAGGGGtgagtgacgaaaattgagtgatgaaaaaaaaagcatccaaACGTGGCCTTAGTCTCTATTAAAAGCTCAGTTAACTCACACCCATTATTCTTTCCAAACgctttcataaaaataaaaaataaaaaagcaaaaagaaaaaaaaagaagagtttaTTCTTTCCAAACTCTAGGTAATAAAAAGCAAGAGAAAACGAGCTACGATCGAGACAGTGAGTGCTGGggttgagaaagaaagaggaaaatagAATGGCGAGCGAGGAAGAAAGCGCAGTGAAGGAGCCTTTGGATCTCATCAGACTCAGCCTGGATGAGCGCATCTACGTCAAGCTCCGTTCCGACCGTGAACTCCGCGGCAAACTCCAtgtacttctctctctctctcactgcttttcttcttcttcttcttcttcttttttcggTCTTGGTCTTATGCTTGTGCTGTGTCTGTATTATACGCCTCCTAGCCTAGGGGTTTTTTTCGCTTGCTTTACGGACTTGGGTTTATTTAAATTTCCACAACAACAGTATTTGTCTAGCACTACCAGGCTCTTCTTCATGAATTTATTGTATAATAAAGAACCAATTTGAGCTTTTTATTTTCCACTTTGTGAGGGCAATGTTGAGCTCCTGGACATGAGCATAAACCCCTTTTCCCGCTGTGGTTGAATGCCCCCTACCTTACCCGGAAACTGGTTCTGGCGACTCCAAAGGGCTCTTCTTTagaaagattattattatttttgatgcGGAACCTCACCAAGTAAGGCCCTTTGGAACCACCCATGGGGAGTAAACCACGGATACACAACCCCACCCACCAGAACCCTGTATCATGTAGCCAAGGGAACTCCTAGTGGGGATCAAACTCAAGATGTCTGGGTCTATAGCTCATCCCAAGCTTTCAATCACTAGGCTACACGATGACGGGTTAGAAATATTCTGTATGTtatcaaaaacaacaacaacaacaaaaaggacAGATAGCACCTTGTGTACTGTCATTAATTTTAGCCATGTGATTTGGTTGGTTTTGTGGTTGTAAATTCTGTCTTTGCATTGCAGGCTTATGATCAGCACTTGAATATGATTCTTGGTGATGTTGAAGAAATTGTTACCACTGTAGAAATTGATGATGAAACTTATGAAGAGATAGTTCGGGTATGTTCTCATCTCatattgtttcttttgtgttcttcttttttgtatttttgaaatctaaTCTTATCTCTATTGTTAAACCTTCGATCTTGAGAGTTGcagtttcatatttttcatgtcTACAAAGTTTTTAATCTAAAcctaataaaatttattcaaggAAGAATTGAAGTCAATAAGATTCTTCATCAATTTATATTCTGAAATCTACTctcattaaagaaaatataaaaaaatggcaAGTCATGTAGAAATCTCATATAATTAGAACTTGATTGTAGGAACCTCCACAGCAAAGAGTTCTAGAGATTTTAGCACAGATGAAATTTACCCCCTAATAGGAGCTGAGGGATGTAATTTACTCCTAATTAGGGATTAAACTTTAATAGGGGCATGTTTATCAGCTCTTTTTATACTTGTCAAAAAGCCTGTCAGCTCTTTTTATGAAATGTTATTGTTTACATTCAATATATAAGAATAGCCATTTGGAATGATTTATTAGCTTTTAAACTTTTGTAAGCTGATGGATAGGGAATAGTGTTATTGTGCGGTGGTGATAAAAGAATGCAATGTTTTTTTTGCCACAGTAAGGTGAGGGATGTTTCCCTGGGCAGCCTTTGAACCTAAGCTCACTCCCAAGTgccccaaaaataaaatggcaCTGAGCCAAGAGGCTCTTGGCTATAAGAATTAAAGAATGCATATTGATATACTAAAAGGGAAATTGAATAGAAGTAGGAACAAAAATATTAGTTCCAATAATGATTTAAGTTttcctaatcttttttttttttttttttaaagtcataaCAGTGAGAGATAACTAAATTAACAATTATCCAatcatctttttttaattcattagtAAGTTAAACACACACCCAATGGGTcgtgaacccatgacctcatcCTCCATCCCATTGTTATGGGAAGAGAAAGTGCTAGTTGAGTTATAGCACATTGGTCCCATTATCCATTCATCTAGTACACTGAATTGGCCTGCTGTAGCAaatgatggattttttttatatatacatttaagTAGAGAATGAAGGATTTTTAATCCTTTGAAGTCGTctattatgaaattgtttatATGGGAAATAACtaataagaaaaatagaatGACAGAAGATTAAggagtgagagtggagaggaAATGTGAGAGGTGATGACAAGATTGAGAAGGGGGTGGCATAGGCGATTTGAGAGTAGTCAAAAAAGGTGGGGAAGGAATCAGTGGTGGACCCAAGCAGAGAGGAGCAGAGGTTGCAATGGAGGGATTGGATCAtattgagggagagagaggtgGTGGGTGGCATTGACAATGGAGATTGGCTCTAGCCATTAAGGTGGGACGTGCTcagtgagaaagagagtgaggaagaacaagaaaagaatATTAGGACACTACTGGTGGGTGGCATTGACAATGGAGATTGGCTCTAGCCATTGGGGCGAGACATTAtcagtgagaaagagagagggtggaagaaaaagaaaagaattaggACACCACCAACTAATGCTTTGGAGCTGTTAGGGTTGGTTCTATACCATCATTCGGCCATGACATACTTTGAGGCTAGGATTGTAAATAAACCAAGCTGATCATGAAGAACTCGGGCTCAACTCGATAAAAAgcttgttcatgtttgtttatttataaataagtcaaGCTTATGATAagccttagttttaggctcatttaataaacaagcctagcccaagcaaaaaaaattgttcacaaacAAGCTCATGAGCTATTAGGcttgatacacaacaattcaagtatAGAGTCTatagactcatttataagtttatatgtgttagctaaatatactcattacacatatcttaataatgacatggccAACATGAGACTACTACctatattaccttaatttttccCTTCCCTTTAGACTGATCAAGAACCActttagactatagttacatttaaaaataaataaataattaagtaggCCACATATAATTATTCCCTATCAATtgtctaaagtaaagttataaaaaatgttagtattttctcattcataatagttacaaacaagTACTTTTCTAATCTTTCACCGTTTAATGTGaatgtaaaatttgtatttctaACAGTTGTTGAAGCTTTAGATAaagaatgatgaatgaatgaatgaatttaattatgtaaattattaatttgaataatagctaATCATAAGCAAGACTAGATGCATGATATAAAATGAGtgtactattttctttttcttttttcttaattttatagatttaagcatttaataatgtaatttttttgaatctcaaactcaaaaacttgacctaagctcgagtttgagcttgatattaagcttgaatttggcttgactaattaatcaagctaAGCCAAGCCAAGATAAAGCGTTTTGGCTTTCTCACGGGCTCAAGctcaaacattatttttaggcttgtcacaagctcaAGTCAAgctcaagttttttatttttcctgacgagccaagcttgaacatgcaTTACTTGACAAAGCTCGGCTCGTTTACAACCCTATCTGAGGTCATGGAATTATGCTTCTCCCACTGcctttaaaaccaaaaaaaaaaaaatcaagtcatTACCTAGCTCACAATATGGCTATTCCCTTCCTTTTGAGGAGGAATACGTGTTCCTTAGATATGAGGAAAAGATATTCCTTGTAATCAAAACCACAACCAAGCCACCCTTTTCAAGGGGAATAGTTTTTCTGCAGATATGAGGAAAAGCTATTCCTTGGAATCAAAACCACCGCCAAATGTCAGAGTGAATAAATCTATATATTACCTTTTCCGTTATAGGACCTATTTAGCATCTTAAAATTTTCCTCAATGTATGTAGACTTACTaagtttggttgaaaataatataatctgTTTGTCCTACAATCGATGAAAGTTTGCAAAATACTAAGTAtttaatgaaacaaaataaacataacaataTTCTGGAAATGTTGTTGGGTGAATCATGTGTGTTTGGAATTAactccaaacccctcccccctctcaaaaaaaaaaaactcatgtcCATTACTTAATCTTGGACATTTTACgcgattattattattattttgtttcatttaagttcatgtcattttattaacgtgtatgtttgtttttaacttttttctttcattacaGACTACAAGGCGCACAATGCCATTCCTTTTTGTTAGAGGAGATGGTGTGATATTGGTTTCCCCGCCACTAAGGACAGCTTGATTTTCGAGTAGAAGAGTAGGATACCTACTATGACATATTTAATGTTACTGTATTCTTAACCTTATCAAAGCTTATTTTGCATTGCAGtgttgaatatgtttgaattatatattattcAGGGTTTATCTTACTGATTTAGAAAACACTTGATTACTTTCTGTATTACACTCTTTGTTGTTGGTCCCCTTTTCATTTTTGCATAAGAGTAAAGCACATTTTTTTGGTAATCTTTCAAAATCCCTGGATTTGCAAGGTTGAATCATTGTGCACAACACCAGGATCATGATAATACTTTGGGATGATTGAAAGAGATATTTCAACACCTTCCCTCATGGGAGATAGCATCTTGTGTAACGCTTGTGTGCAACCAAGCTCTAAAAAATGTGGGGTCCATCGGTTTGTGGTCTCCATCAACTATGAGACATTGATTGCATGCAACCGATGCAATTGTATGGTGACTATGGTCCACAAATTTGTGAGAAGAGGATGCATATGTCGAATGAGTAAAGAAGATAATTAGTGCCTTGCCCTGCAAGGGCTTTGAAGTCTAGAGCGAACTATTTTACTATCCTAGCAAGCAAGTCATAATGGGTACCCCACCTCCAATAATGCTGCACCGCTCTTAATAGACACTCTGTACTACTCTCACTGGAGGGTGCAGAAGCCGAAACTGAAGTGACTTAAAAAAGATGCAAcgtttattttgattttaactCAACTTGAAAATTTATAGCCACCCAATTCATTGTGGTTCTCAATTCTGACGCTAAACCTTGTGATTTGTGAGGAGAGTTGGATTACATAAATTGAATTGGGGACCTGATTGATAATGATGTCAGAGAATGGAATAGAGGCAAAGTTTCTTCAATCTTCACCTCAGAATCGGCAAACAAGATTTTCTccgtccatatatatatatatatatataaaatagtggatttgtcaaaatttgcattcaattaaaaaatattgaggggTGTAACGttgcttaaagttacacctagtgtaacgttgcttaaagttacacctagtgtaactctaagcaatgttacatcatctaataacttattattaaattcatgcaatgaaaatctaaccgttaaattacatattctatatgttcttaatatgcatgccaattttcatgacgatcagatgtaatttaccattcaATCTATAAACTCTACTTTTATGCATgatttcaaactacaaaaacttaaatttaaacaattgattgatgacatgttTATTGATAttcgatcaccttgaaattttgcaagcatagagaataaatgaaaataatgtaatttaacagtggatttgtcaaaatttgcattcacttaaaaaatatt
This genomic stretch from Castanea sativa cultivar Marrone di Chiusa Pesio chromosome 1, ASM4071231v1 harbors:
- the LOC142621649 gene encoding sm-like protein LSM3B, whose translation is MASEEESAVKEPLDLIRLSLDERIYVKLRSDRELRGKLHAYDQHLNMILGDVEEIVTTVEIDDETYEEIVRTTRRTMPFLFVRGDGVILVSPPLRTA